The following proteins come from a genomic window of Actinopolyspora saharensis:
- a CDS encoding DUF2339 domain-containing protein encodes MTLLGVVFLLVLAVQRGWLGPTTRVLGGAGLGTALLAAAFRARGGPAGLGGSYALAATGLAALYLDTIAATTLYDYLPVAGGLAAGFAIAGGGLLLADRWNAQPLAVGVVLGCAVCAPLITGEPNTPLVGFLMLLHLAATPVQLWHGWRQLARAAALPVVLAALGADTWAMLTADEHLAVVLTVSAAALLGVAIATLTATLRPADHTATATLVAAPLPALLATPLVQRPSAALLAAGVAALLALLWSARFVPGPRARLPEAFTTAAGGLAAVAALQSTLIRLDASAWATALLCEALLLTLGALWLRSPGVLLGALCYTGLGTVLALHHDIPPWHLVLTTHSAGLAGALVGALTALAAVAVPLVAVRLDALARPPAAKVWWILAGILVLYGTASTTMALVALFQPDRSGFLTGHVLITLSWVIVAIALLLRGITLAALRVAGMVLLPVALAKLFLFDLATLDGFARVVAFLCTGLVLLAAGVRYARLVSAETTAGAEP; translated from the coding sequence GTGACCCTGCTCGGCGTGGTCTTCCTGCTGGTGCTGGCCGTCCAACGCGGCTGGCTCGGCCCCACCACCCGCGTGCTCGGAGGCGCCGGACTGGGCACGGCCCTGCTCGCGGCCGCCTTCCGCGCACGCGGCGGCCCCGCCGGCCTCGGCGGCAGCTACGCGCTGGCCGCCACGGGCCTCGCCGCGCTGTACCTGGACACGATCGCCGCCACCACGCTGTACGACTACCTGCCGGTCGCAGGCGGCCTCGCAGCGGGTTTCGCCATCGCGGGCGGGGGCCTGCTGCTGGCCGACCGGTGGAACGCCCAACCGCTGGCCGTGGGAGTGGTGCTGGGATGCGCGGTGTGCGCGCCGCTGATCACCGGGGAACCGAACACGCCCCTGGTCGGCTTCCTGATGCTGCTGCACCTGGCGGCCACCCCCGTCCAGCTCTGGCACGGCTGGAGGCAGCTGGCCCGGGCCGCCGCGCTGCCCGTGGTGCTCGCCGCGCTCGGCGCCGACACGTGGGCGATGCTGACCGCAGACGAGCACCTCGCCGTGGTGCTGACCGTCAGCGCCGCCGCACTGCTGGGGGTGGCCATCGCCACGCTCACCGCCACCCTGCGCCCCGCCGACCACACCGCGACCGCGACGCTGGTGGCCGCACCGCTACCGGCCCTGCTCGCCACACCACTGGTGCAGCGCCCGAGCGCGGCGCTCCTCGCGGCGGGAGTGGCCGCGCTGCTGGCGCTGCTGTGGAGCGCGCGGTTCGTGCCCGGCCCGCGCGCCCGACTGCCGGAGGCGTTCACCACCGCCGCGGGCGGACTCGCGGCGGTGGCCGCGCTGCAGTCCACCCTGATCCGGCTCGACGCCTCGGCGTGGGCCACGGCGCTGCTGTGCGAAGCGCTGCTGCTGACGCTCGGGGCGCTGTGGCTGCGCAGCCCCGGGGTGCTGCTCGGAGCGCTGTGCTACACCGGCCTCGGCACGGTGCTGGCGCTGCACCACGACATCCCGCCGTGGCACCTGGTGCTGACCACGCACTCGGCCGGGCTCGCCGGGGCCCTGGTGGGTGCGCTGACCGCGCTGGCGGCGGTGGCGGTCCCGCTGGTGGCGGTGCGCCTCGACGCGCTGGCCCGCCCACCCGCGGCGAAGGTCTGGTGGATCCTGGCGGGAATCCTGGTGCTGTACGGCACGGCCAGCACGACGATGGCACTGGTCGCGCTGTTCCAGCCGGACCGCTCCGGATTCCTGACCGGACACGTGCTGATCACGTTGAGCTGGGTGATCGTGGCGATCGCGCTGCTGCTGCGCGGGATCACCCTGGCCGCGCTGCGCGTGGCGGGCATGGTGCTGCTTCCCGTGGCACTGGCCAAACTCTTCCTGTTCGACCTGGCCACTCTGGACGGATTCGCCCGGGTGGTGGCGTTCCTGTGCACCGGGCTGGTGCTGCTGGCCGCCGGGGTGCGCTACGCGCGGCTGGTCAGCGCGGAAACCACGGCCGGAGCCGAGCCGTGA
- a CDS encoding DUF6245 family protein, whose amino-acid sequence MTTPSSSPETDQPAAVDQLATALQALGHYRGNNTADEHAGAAEQLGGETVYRAYLANALLGAAQFEAILNESVELDNEQRAAVYLQQQQTVGVAGDQTGMLEFLRWQLLRISAPLRENAQSEQAGPVPVAAAQTAEGLDRLLTVSAAGHTLTEQADIDAVAEQLDTAHQALSSALDNIDQLRALTEQARSGSSTGSDDSES is encoded by the coding sequence CGCACTGCAAGCACTGGGCCACTACCGCGGCAACAACACCGCCGACGAGCACGCGGGCGCGGCCGAACAACTCGGCGGCGAAACGGTCTACCGCGCCTACCTGGCCAACGCACTGCTCGGGGCCGCCCAGTTCGAAGCGATCCTGAACGAGTCCGTCGAACTCGACAACGAGCAGCGCGCCGCCGTCTACCTCCAGCAGCAGCAAACCGTCGGCGTCGCCGGAGACCAGACCGGCATGCTCGAATTCCTGCGGTGGCAGCTGCTGCGGATCTCCGCGCCGCTGCGGGAGAACGCCCAGAGCGAGCAGGCAGGCCCCGTCCCGGTGGCCGCGGCCCAGACCGCCGAGGGGCTCGACCGGCTGCTGACCGTGAGCGCGGCGGGCCACACCCTCACCGAGCAAGCCGACATCGACGCGGTCGCCGAGCAGCTCGACACGGCGCACCAGGCGTTGAGCAGCGCTCTCGACAACATCGACCAGCTGCGCGCGCTGACCGAACAGGCCCGCTCCGGCTCGTCCACCGGCTCCGACGACTCCGAGTCCTGA